From the genome of Thermococcus chitonophagus, one region includes:
- a CDS encoding AroM family protein, translating into MKVGFITIGQSPRVDVVPEILPYIPGVDVIECGALDGLSMDEIKRLAPREGDYVLVTRLRDGSEVKLSRDKIVKRLQECIDFLESKGVDVIGLLCTGEFPELSSKSAMLIEPSNLLIKLVEAINPKILGVVIPDNAQIDMTKDKWSRCCDKVIVVSFSPYSGDEKELPNVLEPLKDADLIVLDCIGYPARIKYIVKRALNIPVLLPRSVLGKVIAELGE; encoded by the coding sequence GTGAAAGTTGGGTTTATAACAATTGGCCAAAGCCCCAGAGTTGACGTTGTTCCTGAGATACTTCCCTATATACCTGGGGTTGATGTCATAGAATGCGGAGCTCTTGACGGCTTGTCTATGGATGAAATTAAAAGGCTCGCTCCCAGGGAAGGTGATTACGTCCTAGTAACGAGGCTCAGAGATGGAAGTGAAGTGAAACTTAGCCGGGACAAAATTGTGAAGAGATTGCAAGAGTGTATAGACTTCCTTGAGAGCAAGGGTGTTGATGTAATAGGACTACTGTGTACTGGAGAGTTCCCAGAGCTCTCATCAAAGAGTGCAATGTTGATAGAACCATCTAACCTGCTCATAAAGCTCGTTGAAGCTATTAACCCCAAAATCCTAGGCGTCGTAATTCCAGATAACGCCCAAATAGACATGACGAAGGACAAGTGGAGTAGGTGCTGTGATAAGGTAATTGTCGTTAGCTTCTCTCCCTATTCTGGGGATGAAAAAGAACTTCCTAACGTCTTGGAGCCCCTTAAGGATGCAGATCTGATAGTGCTTGATTGTATAGGATATCCGGCTAGAATTAAGTATATCGTTAAGAGGGCTCTAAATATTCCGGTTTTGTTGCCGAGGAGTGTTCTTGGAAAAGTAATAGCAGAACTGGGGGAGTGA
- a CDS encoding aminopeptidase, producing MNIYDACEVALKKCLGVKEGEIVLIIADENTRKIGWALWEKARELKAEAIYTEIIPRKVHGEEPPKPIAEAMKFADVVIAPTTKSITHTLAKKEACERGVRVATLPGITEDVFVRTLNADYDEIVELTNKIADILDRGTQVRIVTRLGTDISFSIEGRKARRSTGVYKNPGECGNLPGAEAYIAPVEGTGNGTVVVDGSMAGIGLLKNPIKLTFVDGYLEKIEGGDEARKLEEILAPYGKEARNLAEFGVGTNPNARLSGNILEDEKVFGTVHIAIGSNYDFGGKVRAPIHLDGIIKEPTVFVDGEMVFRDGKLLV from the coding sequence ATGAACATTTATGATGCATGTGAAGTTGCACTGAAGAAGTGTTTGGGGGTAAAGGAAGGAGAAATAGTCCTAATAATAGCTGATGAAAACACTAGAAAAATTGGATGGGCACTTTGGGAGAAGGCCAGAGAACTTAAAGCTGAAGCAATTTATACTGAGATAATTCCAAGGAAAGTGCACGGAGAAGAGCCACCAAAGCCTATTGCTGAAGCAATGAAATTTGCTGATGTTGTAATTGCCCCAACTACGAAATCCATAACACATACCTTAGCAAAGAAGGAGGCATGCGAAAGGGGAGTTAGAGTTGCAACACTCCCAGGAATAACGGAAGATGTATTCGTTAGGACTCTGAACGCTGACTATGATGAGATAGTAGAACTAACGAATAAAATCGCTGATATTCTCGACAGAGGGACTCAAGTAAGAATAGTCACAAGGCTTGGGACTGATATCAGCTTTTCGATAGAGGGAAGAAAGGCTAGGAGGAGTACTGGAGTTTACAAGAACCCAGGGGAATGTGGAAACCTACCTGGGGCGGAAGCATATATAGCTCCTGTCGAGGGGACTGGAAATGGTACTGTTGTTGTGGACGGTTCTATGGCTGGAATAGGCCTACTCAAGAACCCGATAAAGCTGACTTTTGTTGATGGTTATCTTGAAAAAATCGAAGGAGGTGATGAAGCAAGGAAATTGGAAGAAATATTGGCCCCATATGGAAAAGAAGCAAGAAACCTTGCGGAGTTTGGAGTGGGAACAAATCCCAACGCAAGGCTTAGTGGCAATATTTTAGAGGATGAGAAAGTCTTTGGAACTGTGCATATAGCTATAGGGAGTAACTATGATTTTGGAGGGAAAGTAAGGGCTCCTATACATCTTGACGGGATAATAAAGGAGCCTACTGTTTTTGTCGACGGAGAGATGGTGTTTAGGGATGGTAAACTACTCGTATAG
- a CDS encoding OPT/YSL family transporter, whose protein sequence is MDNVERKHPSALEPGVLVLNIAMAVLGSIIGLELITRLGITTNTSIIGALIAILLARIPIKVLKAFLDLNRQNLVQTAISGATFGAANAIFLPIGVTWLLGRQDLLVPMWIGATLAAIIDMTMIYWLFDTRIFPAKNPWPPGIATAETLIAAAKKGKRAMLLLYGMIAGGIVRYLGIPADIAGVAWIGNIWALTMFGIGLIVRGYSPKLFGVDINKYYAPHGIMIGAGLVALIQIILIISKKAKSIKEGELDYPLTRTEEDIKKALTRGFGLYLVIALALALLGGLYTGMSAGMFIWWFVFAAIAALVSELIVGLSAMHAGWFPAFATALIFLILGILMGFPAPALGLLVGFTAATGPAFADMGYDLKTGWIIRGEGKDIKFELEGRKQQYIAELTGLIIATTMVALFAKTYLSQNLVPPVDRVYVATIKAGASPEIAKYLIMWAIPGAIVQAIGGPDRQLGILFATGLLIKYPIAGITVLVAIAIRLLVTKMYKEEGQQALYVLGAGLIAGSTLVSFFTSTLKIGKK, encoded by the coding sequence ATGGACAACGTTGAGAGAAAGCATCCATCCGCTCTTGAGCCTGGTGTTTTGGTTCTCAACATAGCGATGGCTGTCTTAGGCTCGATAATAGGTCTTGAGCTAATCACTAGACTTGGAATTACAACAAACACATCAATTATAGGTGCCCTTATAGCAATCCTCCTTGCAAGGATACCTATCAAGGTACTAAAAGCATTTCTTGACTTAAATAGACAAAATCTCGTTCAGACTGCAATATCTGGAGCAACCTTTGGTGCCGCAAATGCAATATTTCTCCCAATAGGTGTTACTTGGCTTTTAGGTAGACAAGACCTCTTAGTTCCGATGTGGATTGGTGCGACCCTTGCAGCGATAATCGATATGACAATGATATACTGGCTTTTTGACACTAGAATCTTTCCAGCAAAGAATCCATGGCCCCCAGGCATAGCTACCGCAGAAACTTTGATAGCTGCAGCTAAAAAAGGAAAAAGAGCAATGCTACTTTTATATGGCATGATAGCTGGTGGAATAGTGAGGTACTTAGGAATTCCAGCCGATATAGCTGGAGTTGCTTGGATTGGAAACATATGGGCCCTAACAATGTTCGGAATAGGCTTAATTGTTAGAGGTTATTCACCGAAGCTCTTTGGAGTTGACATCAATAAGTACTATGCTCCTCACGGAATAATGATAGGTGCTGGACTAGTGGCTTTGATCCAGATAATCCTAATAATATCAAAGAAAGCAAAGTCTATAAAAGAGGGAGAGCTTGATTACCCTCTAACTAGAACTGAAGAAGACATTAAGAAAGCTTTAACAAGAGGATTTGGCCTTTACCTTGTCATAGCCTTGGCTCTTGCGCTACTTGGTGGCCTATATACTGGAATGTCGGCGGGCATGTTCATTTGGTGGTTCGTATTCGCAGCAATAGCTGCCCTTGTTTCTGAGCTCATAGTTGGTCTATCGGCGATGCACGCTGGATGGTTCCCTGCGTTTGCAACAGCCTTGATATTCCTAATACTCGGTATCCTAATGGGATTCCCAGCTCCAGCCTTGGGTCTTTTAGTGGGATTCACTGCTGCAACTGGTCCTGCATTTGCAGATATGGGATACGACTTGAAGACTGGATGGATAATTAGAGGAGAAGGCAAGGACATAAAATTCGAACTAGAGGGAAGAAAACAACAGTATATAGCGGAGCTAACTGGTCTTATAATAGCAACTACAATGGTTGCACTCTTTGCAAAGACGTACTTATCTCAGAACTTAGTGCCACCCGTTGACAGGGTCTACGTGGCCACAATCAAAGCTGGTGCTAGCCCTGAAATAGCTAAATACCTAATAATGTGGGCAATCCCTGGGGCAATAGTTCAGGCAATTGGTGGACCAGACAGACAATTGGGTATCCTATTTGCAACGGGTCTTCTTATAAAGTATCCAATAGCGGGTATCACGGTGTTAGTGGCAATAGCAATTAGGCTTCTCGTTACAAAGATGTATAAAGAAGAGGGACAACAAGCTCTTTACGTCTTAGGTGCAGGTCTTATAGCGGGTTCAACACTCGTGAGCTTCTTCACATCGACACTTAAGATAGGGAAGAAGTAG
- a CDS encoding aminopeptidase, with protein sequence MYEFELGLAAEKLVRDILNVKDGEVVAITADTLSSEDVVNATAREVFKCGGKPLVLWIPTPPGVGKAADPALPQRALIGMLKGVDIWIEFNHNWLLYSTVFDEVLQENKDLRYICLVGMNPEIMVRTIGKVNMVALAEFLEKLGELTSSAREVRITTPAGTDVEFRNKKGRPIIVHSGRVNKGEYEMLPGQISWTPKLKTIYGKIVFDGSLYPPIGLLRDPVTLIIEKGRIVDIQGKREAQEFEKWLESFEDENMYQLAHISYGFNPGAKLTGNIVEDERVWGATEWGVGNIGPRLVPDIPGGVPAASHSDGICLRSSVWLDDTAIMSEGEVVSPQYLVELANKARKLEM encoded by the coding sequence ATGTATGAATTTGAATTAGGGTTAGCGGCGGAAAAATTAGTTCGCGATATCCTCAATGTTAAAGATGGAGAAGTAGTGGCAATAACTGCGGATACGCTATCAAGTGAAGACGTTGTAAATGCAACTGCTCGAGAAGTTTTTAAATGTGGGGGGAAGCCTCTCGTACTCTGGATCCCAACCCCTCCGGGAGTTGGAAAAGCCGCGGACCCAGCTCTCCCACAGCGAGCATTGATTGGCATGTTAAAGGGTGTTGATATTTGGATAGAGTTTAACCATAACTGGCTGTTGTATTCAACCGTGTTTGATGAAGTACTCCAGGAGAATAAAGACCTTAGATATATCTGCTTAGTTGGCATGAACCCAGAGATTATGGTCAGGACTATTGGAAAGGTAAACATGGTAGCTCTAGCTGAATTTTTAGAGAAGCTCGGGGAGTTAACGAGTAGTGCCAGGGAAGTCAGGATAACGACGCCCGCTGGTACAGACGTTGAGTTCAGGAACAAAAAAGGTAGGCCTATAATAGTTCACTCAGGACGCGTGAATAAGGGAGAGTACGAAATGCTCCCTGGTCAGATAAGCTGGACTCCTAAATTAAAAACGATCTATGGCAAAATTGTTTTTGATGGATCTTTGTATCCCCCAATAGGTCTTCTAAGGGATCCAGTAACTTTGATCATTGAAAAAGGGAGAATAGTTGATATACAGGGAAAAAGAGAAGCTCAGGAATTTGAAAAATGGCTAGAGAGTTTTGAGGACGAGAATATGTATCAACTTGCCCATATCTCATATGGGTTTAATCCAGGCGCTAAACTCACCGGAAACATAGTAGAAGATGAAAGGGTCTGGGGTGCGACTGAGTGGGGCGTTGGCAATATTGGACCCAGATTGGTTCCTGACATCCCAGGTGGCGTTCCGGCGGCTTCTCATTCCGATGGGATATGCTTGAGGTCTTCAGTATGGTTAGATGACACTGCAATTATGAGCGAAGGGGAAGTTGTGAGTCCTCAATATCTTGTTGAGCTTGCAAATAAAGCCAGAAAGCTTGAAATGTGA
- a CDS encoding nitroreductase family protein, with translation MTIIKGRRAVRKFDDKQIPLHDLKEILEAGIWAPSASNIQPWEFILVTEKQKIEKIKLVSPGLFGNPAALVILCINKERAKKGGRLGEKYALMDIAMAAQNMMLVAYSKGIGSCPVVSFNRVAVKEILSIPEHVDPVLILTLGYPKFWPKPPKRRKEVMHLEEYGNVIE, from the coding sequence ATGACCATAATTAAAGGTAGGAGAGCAGTTAGAAAATTTGATGATAAACAAATTCCCCTACACGATCTCAAGGAAATTTTAGAGGCAGGGATATGGGCCCCGAGTGCCAGTAACATCCAACCCTGGGAATTTATCCTTGTAACAGAAAAACAGAAAATTGAAAAAATTAAATTAGTGTCCCCTGGGCTCTTTGGGAATCCAGCTGCTTTAGTAATATTATGTATCAACAAAGAAAGGGCGAAAAAAGGTGGAAGGTTGGGTGAGAAGTATGCTCTCATGGACATAGCAATGGCCGCTCAGAATATGATGCTGGTTGCGTACTCTAAGGGCATTGGTTCTTGTCCAGTTGTTTCTTTTAATAGAGTTGCAGTTAAGGAAATATTATCAATTCCAGAACATGTAGATCCAGTTCTGATACTCACCCTTGGATATCCAAAATTCTGGCCGAAGCCTCCAAAAAGACGAAAAGAGGTGATGCATCTTGAAGAATACGGAAACGTTATTGAATGA
- a CDS encoding DUF6092 family protein produces the protein MKNTETLLNDDHFKLIVFLITSARGLLGEPCLYGPLRLLDAAIKTIEIMEKYGKVPPEILEIKREIENKKNLVMYDEEEFMAFLDELSRKIAKLIK, from the coding sequence TTGAAGAATACGGAAACGTTATTGAATGATGACCATTTTAAATTAATAGTCTTTCTTATAACAAGTGCTCGAGGACTGTTAGGTGAACCATGTCTATATGGACCACTAAGATTGCTTGATGCTGCAATTAAAACTATAGAAATAATGGAAAAATATGGCAAAGTTCCCCCAGAGATTCTTGAAATAAAGCGAGAAATAGAGAACAAGAAAAATTTAGTAATGTACGATGAAGAGGAGTTTATGGCTTTTCTTGATGAATTATCCAGGAAAATAGCCAAGCTAATTAAATAA
- a CDS encoding DUF917 domain-containing protein — MRIKINEEMAEFAVIGGAFFGGGGGGNIELGLRHAKLALELGDVVLVDIDDLPQDSTIVTVSLVGAPSSKEAFVTPSHMIKAFECMKDEIGEIAGVITSENGGYSTINGWIQAAVFEIPVVDAPADGRAHPTGVMGSLGLHNLPGYVSTQVGVGGNREKGKYVEVVAKGSVLSTSRIIREAAVEAGGLIAVVRNPVSVKYVKENAALGAIKKAIDVGKIILRYKEDPGKMAEELCSKLGGKVVGEGRVVKYWLESRGGFDIGRIIIADENRREVELVFWNEFMKLQSNGIELAKFPDLIVLLDKQTGLPLTSAEVKVGDQVIVLIVPKEKIPLGSGVLDPQALSVIESVINGGDGYAKAGD, encoded by the coding sequence TTGAGAATAAAAATCAATGAAGAAATGGCTGAATTTGCCGTAATTGGAGGAGCATTTTTTGGTGGAGGGGGTGGAGGAAACATTGAATTAGGTCTCAGACATGCCAAACTTGCCTTGGAACTGGGTGATGTAGTGTTAGTAGATATAGATGACTTACCCCAGGATAGTACCATAGTTACCGTATCCCTTGTGGGTGCGCCCTCGTCCAAGGAGGCATTTGTTACACCATCTCACATGATCAAGGCTTTTGAGTGTATGAAAGATGAGATTGGGGAGATCGCTGGAGTTATAACTTCCGAAAATGGTGGATACTCCACGATTAATGGATGGATTCAAGCTGCTGTTTTCGAAATTCCTGTGGTCGATGCGCCTGCTGATGGAAGAGCGCATCCTACTGGAGTTATGGGTTCTTTAGGCTTACACAATCTCCCTGGCTATGTTTCAACCCAAGTGGGTGTTGGAGGTAATCGGGAAAAAGGTAAGTATGTGGAGGTTGTTGCAAAGGGGAGTGTTTTATCAACATCTAGGATAATTAGGGAAGCAGCAGTTGAGGCAGGTGGCCTTATAGCTGTTGTTAGGAACCCTGTTTCTGTTAAATACGTGAAGGAAAATGCTGCCCTAGGAGCTATTAAAAAGGCAATAGATGTCGGAAAGATAATTCTTCGGTATAAGGAAGACCCTGGGAAAATGGCAGAGGAACTGTGTTCAAAACTTGGTGGTAAGGTTGTAGGAGAGGGGAGGGTAGTTAAATATTGGCTCGAAAGTCGGGGTGGATTTGATATAGGGAGGATAATAATTGCAGATGAGAATAGGCGCGAGGTCGAATTAGTTTTCTGGAATGAGTTCATGAAATTACAAAGCAATGGAATAGAACTTGCTAAGTTCCCAGATCTAATAGTTTTATTAGATAAGCAAACAGGACTACCACTGACATCTGCAGAAGTTAAAGTTGGTGATCAGGTTATCGTTCTCATAGTTCCAAAGGAAAAGATACCCTTGGGATCTGGGGTTTTAGATCCTCAGGCTCTTTCTGTCATTGAAAGTGTAATAAACGGGGGTGATGGCTATGCTAAAGCAGGTGATTGA
- a CDS encoding DUF1177 domain-containing protein, which produces MAMLKQVIEAYELLDSARVDGYTVADFLKGRGVKEVEVTTIEGEKGSTDFVKIVIPGKDSKAPKLGIIGRLGGIGARPERIGLVSDADGAITAIAVALKLADMQSNGDILPGDVIISTHICPDAPTKPHEPVPFMDSPVDIATMNKYEVDKRMDAILSIDTTKGNRIINIRGFAITPTIKEGWILRVSEDLLDIMEYVTGRMPAVVPITMQDITPYGNGIYHINSIVQPATATDAPVVGVAITAEVPVPGCATGASHEIDIELAGRFCIEVAKGFGAGKVKFYDEDEFRRLVELYGSMKHLQTLGRLEK; this is translated from the coding sequence ATGGCTATGCTAAAGCAGGTGATTGAGGCTTATGAGCTTCTGGATAGTGCAAGGGTAGATGGTTATACTGTGGCAGATTTTCTGAAGGGAAGGGGAGTAAAGGAAGTTGAAGTTACAACGATTGAGGGAGAAAAAGGATCCACCGACTTTGTTAAAATAGTCATCCCCGGAAAGGACAGCAAAGCTCCTAAATTAGGAATTATTGGGAGACTTGGTGGTATTGGAGCTAGGCCAGAAAGGATAGGGCTTGTCTCTGATGCAGATGGTGCAATTACTGCAATAGCAGTTGCTTTAAAGTTGGCAGACATGCAAAGCAATGGCGATATTCTCCCTGGGGATGTTATAATATCAACGCACATATGCCCAGATGCTCCTACTAAGCCTCATGAACCGGTTCCTTTCATGGACTCCCCCGTTGATATAGCTACTATGAACAAATATGAAGTTGACAAGAGAATGGATGCAATACTCTCAATAGACACAACTAAGGGAAATAGGATTATCAATATACGGGGATTCGCAATAACTCCTACGATTAAGGAAGGCTGGATTTTGAGAGTTAGTGAAGATCTTCTTGATATTATGGAATATGTGACTGGTAGAATGCCCGCTGTGGTTCCAATAACAATGCAGGATATAACTCCATATGGAAATGGCATTTATCATATTAATAGCATCGTGCAACCAGCAACTGCAACGGACGCTCCTGTTGTTGGTGTTGCAATTACCGCTGAAGTTCCTGTTCCTGGATGTGCGACTGGGGCTAGTCACGAGATTGATATAGAGCTAGCTGGCCGGTTCTGTATAGAGGTTGCTAAGGGATTTGGAGCTGGCAAGGTCAAGTTCTACGATGAAGACGAATTTAGAAGACTGGTGGAATTGTATGGAAGTATGAAGCATTTACAAACTCTAGGGAGGCTTGAAAAGTGA